In Phaeobacter gallaeciensis DSM 26640, a genomic segment contains:
- a CDS encoding HAD-IA family hydrolase, with the protein MRTVIFDLDGTLADTSGDLLAAANACFRQMGLGDLLTLPQDAGVALRGGKSMLTTGLKRVDRYSEDLVEEYYPVLLKQYRDAIDLHTFMYPGAMEAVEQLKVDGFRVGICTNKPEALAEKLTRSLGVRDAFHSLVGADTLPVRKPDPAPLREAARRAGGDPERTILIGDTETDRKTSAAAGVASVLVTFGPSGGDLEALRPEALLQRFEDLPALAARLLPL; encoded by the coding sequence ATGCGAACGGTTATCTTCGATCTTGATGGCACTTTGGCGGATACATCCGGGGATCTGTTGGCGGCTGCCAATGCTTGCTTTCGTCAGATGGGGCTCGGTGATCTGCTCACCCTGCCGCAGGATGCCGGGGTAGCGCTTCGCGGCGGCAAGAGCATGCTGACGACGGGGCTGAAGCGGGTTGATCGCTACAGCGAAGATCTGGTTGAGGAATATTATCCTGTGTTGCTGAAGCAGTATCGGGACGCGATTGATCTTCATACTTTTATGTATCCGGGCGCTATGGAGGCGGTCGAACAGTTGAAGGTGGACGGGTTTCGTGTGGGCATCTGCACCAACAAGCCCGAAGCCTTGGCCGAGAAACTGACCCGGAGCCTTGGCGTGCGCGATGCGTTTCATTCGCTTGTCGGGGCCGATACTCTGCCTGTGCGCAAACCTGATCCCGCGCCCCTGCGCGAGGCCGCGCGCCGGGCTGGCGGCGACCCGGAGCGGACCATTCTGATTGGTGATACCGAAACGGACCGCAAAACCTCCGCTGCTGCCGGTGTTGCCTCGGTGTTGGTCACCTTTGGTCCGTCCGGCGGCGACCTTGAGGCGCTGCGCCCGGAAGCGCTGTTGCAGCGGTTCGAGGATCTTCCGGCGCTGGCTGCACGTCTATTGCCGCTTTAG
- the glmU gene encoding bifunctional UDP-N-acetylglucosamine diphosphorylase/glucosamine-1-phosphate N-acetyltransferase GlmU has protein sequence MSTALVILAAGKGTRMNSDLPKVLHPIAHAPMLEHALSAGRTLAPERTIVVAGHGADYVRAVMAEIDEEAEIVVQEEQLGTAHAVAQARDALSDFEGDIVVLYGDTPFVSAETLQRMLAARQNADLVVLGFTAADPARYGRLVMEGDSLERIVEYKDATEAERAIDFCNSGLMAGNAAQMFALIDRVDSANASGEYYLTDLVELARTDGLRVTAVSCDEGETLGINSRADLARADRVFQQRKRAELMADGVTLMDPETVYLAFDTVIGRDTIIEPNVVFGPEVTVESGVFIRAFSHFEGCHISRGSKVGPYARLRPGAELAENTHIGNFVEIKNAEIAEGAKVNHLSYIGDASVGAATNIGAGTITCNYDGVMKHRTEIGAGTFIGSNTMLVAPVRIGNEAMTATGAVVTKSVEDGALAIARTEQQNKPGRARKLMDMLRAKKARLSKGAE, from the coding sequence ATGAGCACCGCCCTCGTCATTCTGGCCGCAGGCAAAGGCACCCGGATGAACTCCGACCTGCCCAAGGTTTTGCATCCCATTGCCCACGCCCCAATGCTGGAACACGCGCTGTCCGCAGGGCGCACGCTTGCCCCGGAGCGCACGATTGTTGTGGCCGGTCACGGGGCAGACTACGTGCGCGCCGTGATGGCCGAAATCGACGAAGAGGCTGAAATTGTTGTTCAGGAAGAACAGCTTGGCACCGCACATGCGGTTGCGCAAGCCCGTGACGCCTTGTCCGATTTCGAGGGTGATATCGTCGTGCTTTATGGCGACACGCCCTTCGTCAGCGCTGAGACACTGCAGCGGATGCTGGCCGCACGACAGAACGCCGATCTGGTGGTGCTTGGCTTCACTGCGGCTGATCCCGCGCGCTACGGCCGATTGGTCATGGAGGGCGACAGCCTTGAGCGGATTGTCGAATATAAAGACGCAACCGAGGCAGAGCGGGCGATTGATTTCTGCAACTCAGGCCTGATGGCAGGCAATGCGGCGCAGATGTTTGCGCTGATCGACCGGGTTGATAGCGCCAATGCCTCGGGTGAATATTATCTCACCGATCTGGTGGAACTGGCACGCACCGATGGGCTGCGGGTCACAGCCGTGTCCTGTGACGAGGGTGAGACTCTTGGCATCAACTCCCGCGCTGATCTGGCCCGTGCGGATCGCGTTTTCCAACAGCGCAAACGCGCCGAGCTGATGGCCGATGGTGTTACGCTGATGGACCCTGAGACCGTCTACCTGGCCTTCGACACGGTTATCGGTCGCGACACGATCATCGAACCCAATGTCGTATTCGGCCCAGAGGTCACGGTGGAAAGCGGTGTGTTTATCCGGGCCTTCTCCCATTTTGAGGGCTGCCATATCTCGCGCGGCTCCAAGGTGGGTCCCTACGCCCGCCTGCGTCCTGGTGCGGAGCTGGCCGAGAACACCCACATCGGCAATTTCGTGGAAATCAAAAACGCCGAAATCGCCGAGGGAGCAAAGGTCAATCACCTGAGTTACATTGGCGATGCCAGCGTGGGCGCAGCGACCAACATCGGCGCGGGCACCATTACCTGCAACTACGACGGCGTGATGAAACATCGCACCGAAATCGGCGCCGGGACCTTTATCGGCTCCAACACCATGCTGGTCGCCCCGGTCCGCATTGGCAATGAAGCCATGACCGCGACAGGTGCTGTCGTCACCAAATCAGTTGAGGACGGCGCGTTGGCCATTGCCCGCACGGAACAACAGAACAAACCCGGCCGCGCGCGCAAGCTGATGGATATGCTGCGCGCCAAGAAAGCCCGCCTGAGCAAAGGAGCCGAATAA
- the glmS gene encoding glutamine--fructose-6-phosphate transaminase (isomerizing) gives MCGIVGVLGNHEAAPILVEALKRLEYRGYDSAGIATVNGGALDRRRAVGKLVNLSDLLVHEPLPGKSGIGHTRWATHGAPTVGNAHPHRAGDVAVVHNGIIENFKDLRDELAQKGITFQTDTDTETVALLCEALIRDGRSPVEAARETVARLEGAFALAFLFEGEEDLMIATRKGSPLAIGHGDGEMFVGSDAIALAPFTDQITYLEEGDFAVLTRRSLEIRDQRGAIANREKRQIQLANARVDKDGHKHFMAKEIAEQPVAIDRALKAYLSDDGQLALPAELDFTKIERLTMVACGTAFYACMVAKYWFEQIARMPVEVDVASEFRYREPPVSEKTLALFVSQSGETADTLAALRYMDGKAQQIVGLVNVPESSIARESDVVLPLHAGPEISVASTKAFTCQLSILLLLALRAAEQRGLPLPEGMPADLRALPGLIHQSLAGEKQITASARGLAKAQDIIFLGRGQLYPLALEGALKLKELSYIHAEGYASGELKHGPIALIDEKVPVVVLAPRDALFDKTVSNMQEVMARGGKVILVTDAEGAKIAGDGTHEVIVMPQVPDTLAPILYAVPAQQIAYYTAIAKGTDVDQPRNLAKSVTVE, from the coding sequence ATGTGTGGCATCGTCGGCGTTCTTGGCAATCACGAAGCAGCCCCCATTCTGGTTGAGGCGCTGAAGCGGCTTGAATATCGCGGCTATGACAGCGCGGGCATCGCCACGGTCAACGGTGGCGCGCTGGACCGTCGCCGCGCCGTTGGCAAACTGGTGAACCTCTCCGATCTGCTGGTGCATGAACCTCTGCCCGGCAAATCCGGCATTGGTCACACCCGCTGGGCCACCCATGGTGCGCCAACAGTCGGCAATGCCCACCCCCACCGGGCCGGTGACGTCGCGGTTGTCCACAATGGCATCATCGAGAATTTCAAGGATCTGCGCGACGAGTTGGCTCAGAAAGGCATCACCTTTCAGACAGATACGGATACCGAAACGGTTGCCCTCCTTTGCGAGGCCCTGATCCGCGATGGCAGGTCTCCGGTGGAGGCCGCGCGTGAAACCGTCGCGCGGCTGGAGGGGGCCTTCGCGCTGGCTTTCCTCTTTGAGGGCGAAGAGGATCTGATGATCGCCACCCGCAAGGGATCGCCCCTGGCAATCGGCCATGGTGACGGTGAGATGTTTGTTGGCTCCGACGCCATTGCGCTCGCGCCCTTCACCGATCAGATCACCTATCTGGAGGAAGGCGATTTTGCCGTCCTGACGCGCCGCAGCCTTGAGATCCGGGATCAGCGCGGCGCCATTGCCAACCGCGAGAAACGCCAGATACAGCTGGCCAATGCCCGCGTCGACAAGGACGGCCACAAGCACTTCATGGCCAAGGAAATCGCCGAGCAGCCGGTGGCCATTGACCGCGCGCTGAAGGCCTACCTGAGCGATGACGGACAGCTGGCGCTCCCGGCAGAACTTGATTTCACCAAGATCGAGCGATTGACAATGGTGGCCTGCGGCACCGCGTTTTATGCCTGCATGGTTGCGAAATACTGGTTCGAACAAATCGCCCGGATGCCGGTTGAGGTCGATGTCGCCTCCGAATTCCGCTACCGCGAGCCTCCCGTTTCAGAGAAGACGCTGGCCCTGTTTGTCTCGCAGTCGGGCGAGACCGCCGACACGCTGGCGGCGCTGCGTTACATGGACGGCAAAGCACAGCAGATCGTCGGGCTGGTCAACGTCCCCGAAAGCTCCATCGCGCGCGAAAGCGATGTGGTGCTGCCGCTGCACGCGGGCCCTGAGATTTCCGTTGCTTCGACCAAGGCGTTCACCTGTCAGCTGTCGATCCTTCTGCTGCTGGCCTTGCGCGCGGCTGAGCAACGTGGCCTACCCCTGCCGGAGGGCATGCCTGCCGATCTGCGCGCCCTGCCCGGGCTGATTCACCAATCGCTGGCAGGAGAGAAGCAAATCACCGCCTCAGCCCGCGGGCTGGCCAAGGCGCAGGACATTATCTTCCTGGGGCGCGGGCAGCTCTATCCGCTGGCGCTGGAAGGCGCGCTGAAACTCAAAGAGCTGAGCTATATCCACGCAGAAGGCTATGCCAGTGGCGAGTTGAAACACGGGCCTATCGCCCTCATCGACGAAAAGGTGCCGGTGGTGGTCCTCGCCCCCCGCGACGCCCTGTTCGACAAGACCGTCTCCAACATGCAGGAGGTGATGGCGCGCGGCGGTAAGGTGATCCTCGTGACGGATGCCGAAGGGGCTAAAATCGCGGGCGATGGCACCCATGAGGTGATCGTAATGCCGCAAGTGCCCGACACGCTGGCGCCGATCCTCTACGCCGTACCGGCACAGCAGATCGCCTATTACACCGCAATAGCCAAGGGCACGGATGTCGACCAGCCACGCAACCTTGCCAAATCGGTGACCGTGGAATGA
- a CDS encoding DNA alkylation repair protein, translating into MSRLTIEVALAALENAAEPARAAQMTSYHKQKRRVLGVPNPVINSLSQEWRQQLTAEGDGVAARCALAQELWASDVFEARIAAAKLLTQARIKEDAEVWELLQSWLADFDSWAIADHAASAIQKRLQAQPERLDTVEGWTASDHMWTRRAALVSTLPWAKLPNPKAEELATRERILGWAATYVPDRNWFIQKAIAWWLRDLSKHDADRSSAFLAEHGAAMKPFARKEAAKYLPASESDPTGARAAQ; encoded by the coding sequence ATGAGCCGGCTGACGATCGAGGTGGCCTTGGCCGCGCTAGAGAACGCCGCAGAGCCTGCGCGCGCAGCCCAGATGACGAGCTACCACAAGCAAAAGCGACGGGTGCTGGGGGTTCCAAATCCCGTCATCAACAGCCTCAGCCAGGAGTGGCGCCAGCAACTGACCGCAGAAGGAGACGGCGTAGCAGCCCGCTGCGCGCTGGCGCAGGAGCTCTGGGCCAGCGATGTGTTCGAAGCCCGGATCGCAGCGGCGAAGCTGCTCACCCAGGCGCGGATCAAGGAAGACGCGGAGGTCTGGGAACTTCTGCAAAGCTGGCTAGCGGATTTTGACAGCTGGGCCATTGCCGACCACGCTGCCTCGGCCATCCAGAAACGGCTTCAGGCGCAGCCTGAGCGGCTGGACACAGTTGAGGGCTGGACGGCCAGCGATCATATGTGGACCCGCCGCGCCGCATTGGTTTCGACCCTGCCATGGGCGAAACTGCCAAACCCGAAAGCCGAAGAACTGGCCACGCGTGAGCGGATCCTCGGCTGGGCAGCGACCTATGTGCCGGATCGCAACTGGTTCATTCAGAAAGCCATCGCCTGGTGGCTCCGTGACCTCAGCAAACATGACGCTGACCGCAGCAGCGCGTTTCTGGCCGAACATGGCGCTGCGATGAAACCCTTTGCCCGCAAGGAAGCTGCGAAATACCTGCCTGCCTCCGAAAGCGATCCAACAGGGGCGCGAGCCGCACAGTAG
- the moaA gene encoding GTP 3',8-cyclase MoaA, translating into MTAPLIDPFARAITYLRVSVTDRCDFRCVYCMSENMTFLPKKELLTLEELDRMCSTFVNLGVEKLRITGGEPLVRRGIMTFFRSMTRHLESGALKELTLTTNGSQLEKYAQDLYDAGVRRVNVSLDTIDEGKFADITRWGRLPQVLRGIDAAQKAGLRIKINAVALKGFNEDELSAITRWCAERDMDLTWIEVMPMGDIGNENRLGQYWSLKDVRRAYDDHYNVTDLAERTGGPARYVRLEETGQKIGFITPLSHNFCESCNRVRLTCTGELYMCLGQEDMADLRAPLRDHPKNDQALEDAIRAAITLKPKGHDFDYSRQKLDGQMPRHMSHTGG; encoded by the coding sequence ATGACTGCTCCGCTTATCGATCCCTTCGCCCGCGCCATCACCTACCTGCGTGTCTCGGTCACCGACCGCTGCGATTTTCGCTGCGTTTACTGCATGTCCGAGAACATGACCTTCTTACCTAAGAAGGAGCTGCTGACGCTGGAAGAGCTGGACCGGATGTGCTCAACCTTCGTCAATCTGGGTGTTGAGAAACTGCGCATTACCGGGGGCGAACCGCTGGTGCGTCGGGGCATCATGACCTTCTTCCGCTCCATGACACGCCATCTCGAAAGTGGCGCGCTGAAGGAGCTGACGCTGACCACCAATGGCTCCCAGCTGGAGAAATATGCCCAAGACCTCTACGACGCAGGTGTCCGACGGGTGAATGTTTCGCTTGATACCATTGATGAGGGAAAGTTCGCCGACATCACCCGCTGGGGCCGCCTGCCGCAGGTGCTGCGCGGGATTGATGCCGCCCAAAAGGCCGGTCTGCGGATCAAGATCAACGCCGTCGCCCTTAAAGGCTTCAACGAAGACGAGTTGTCCGCCATTACTCGCTGGTGCGCAGAACGAGATATGGATCTCACCTGGATTGAGGTCATGCCGATGGGCGATATCGGCAATGAAAACCGTCTCGGGCAGTATTGGTCTCTGAAAGATGTGCGCCGCGCCTATGACGACCACTACAACGTCACCGATCTGGCGGAGCGCACGGGCGGACCGGCACGCTATGTCCGGTTGGAAGAAACCGGCCAGAAAATCGGCTTCATCACACCGCTGTCCCATAACTTCTGCGAAAGCTGTAACCGGGTGCGCCTCACCTGCACGGGGGAGCTGTACATGTGTCTGGGCCAGGAAGACATGGCAGACCTGCGTGCCCCGCTGCGCGATCATCCCAAAAATGACCAGGCGCTGGAAGATGCGATCCGTGCCGCGATCACCCTGAAACCCAAAGGTCATGATTTCGACTATTCGCGGCAGAAACTCGACGGGCAAATGCCCCGTCACATGAGCCATACCGGCGGCTGA